Proteins encoded in a region of the Triticum dicoccoides isolate Atlit2015 ecotype Zavitan chromosome 3A, WEW_v2.0, whole genome shotgun sequence genome:
- the LOC119273524 gene encoding putative calcium-binding protein CML19: MVHAATAERFSSVFASFDRDADGKISAAELRQCMKAALGEDVSVEDAEALVASADADGDRLLNEEEFLKLLARPETEAEEERCRGLREAFAMYEVKGEGCITPASLMRMLARLGSEQGIEECRAMIRSFDLNGDGVVCFDEFKVMMDA, translated from the coding sequence ATGGTGCACGCCGCGACAGCCGAGCGCTTCAGCAGCGTGTTCGCCTCCTTCGACCGCGACGCCGACGGCAAGATCTCGGCGGCGGAGCTGCGGCAGTGCATGAAGGCGGCGCTGGGCGAGGACGTTTCGGTGGAGGACGCCGAGGCGCTCGTGGCATCGGCAGATGCCGACGGCGACCGGCTGCTGAATGAGGAGGAGTTCCTCAAGCTGCTGGCGCGGCCGGAGAcagaggcggaggaggagcggtGCAGGGGGCTGAGGGAGGCGTTCGCGATGTACGAGGTGAAGGGAGAAGGCTGCATCACGCCGGCGAGCCTGATGCGGATGCTCGCCAGGCTGGGGTCCGAGCAGGGCATCGAGGAGTGCCGCGCCATGATCCGCAGTTTTGATCTGAATGGAGATGGAGTTGTTTGCTTCGACGAGTTCAAGGTCATGATGGATGCCTAG